The following coding sequences lie in one Rutidosis leptorrhynchoides isolate AG116_Rl617_1_P2 chromosome 6, CSIRO_AGI_Rlap_v1, whole genome shotgun sequence genomic window:
- the LOC139854658 gene encoding protein ALP1-like, whose amino-acid sequence MGGVVILSREINTPYKPTSKRLHLRCVNWRMVQQLGRLGFTTEQKITSALRQLAYGTAADMFDEYLQMSEATSIICLNMFCKCVLQLYVDEYLRKPTSGDIARLYSAHEEKHGFKGMLGSIDCMHWQWRNFPVSWKGQYTSGHQKHPTIVLEAVASYDTWIWHAFFGAAGANNDVNVLNQSSLFDDIKNGNAPFAPFTVNGQEYMNGYYLADGIYPDWATLIKAYSTPTDEPSAKFKQFQESARKDVERTFSVLQGRFHILQMAGRPHSVNKLRRILYCCVLLHNMIVEDNGFNITWLEEELLATDKANPNYVRNRSTSRDVREQEIRDRNVHDQLRHDLTEHIWSLLPNFRTMNG is encoded by the coding sequence ATGGGTGGTGTGGTGATACTTTCACGGGAGATTAACACGCCGTATAAACCAACGAGCAAAAGATTACATCTGCGTTGCGTCAATTGGCGTATGGTACAGCAGCTTGGTAGACTAGGTTTTACTACTGAGCAAAAGATTACATCTGCGTTGCGTCAATTGGCGTATGGTACAGCAGCAGACATGTTTGATGAATATTTACAAATGTCTGAAGCCACATCAATAATATGTCTAAATATGTTTTGTAAGTGTGTTCTGCAACTATATGTTGATGAATATTTGAGGAAACCAACGAGTGGCGATATAGCTCGTCTGTATAGCGCTCATGAAGAAAAGCATGGTTTTAAGGGAATGCTTGGAAGCATCGACTGCATGCATTGGCAGTGGAGGAATTTTCCAGTTTCTTGGAAAGGGCAATATACGAGTGGTCATCAAAAACACCCAACCATTGTTCTTGAAGCCGTTGCTTCATATGATACGTGGATTTGGCATGCATTCTTTGGTGCTGCGGGTGCAAACAACGATGTGAATGTTTTGAATCAATCTTCATTATTCGATGACATCAAAAATGGAAATGCACCATTTGCTCCATTTACTGTTAATGGTCAGGAATACATGAATGGTTATTATTTAGCCGATGGGATTTACCCCGATTGGGCAACATTGATCAAGGCGTATTCGACACCAACCGATGAGCCAAGTGCAAAATTCAAACAATTTCAAGAAAGTGCACGTAAAGATGTGGAGAGAACATTCAGTGTTCTTCAAGGTAGATTCCATATTCTACAAATGGCTGGACGACCACATAGCGTGAACAAGTTAAGAcgaatattgtattgttgtgtgctATTGCACAACATGATAGTCGAGGATAACGGGTTTAACATTACCTGGCTCGAGGAAGAATTACTGGCCACTGATAAAGCAAATCCTAACTATGTAAGGAATCGCTCTACAAGTCGTGATGTACGAGAACAAGAAATACGAGATAGAAATGTTCATGACCAACTTCGACATGATCTTACTGAACACATTTGGAGCCTTCTCCCAAACTTTAGAACTATGAATGGTTAA